In Acidobacteriota bacterium, a single genomic region encodes these proteins:
- a CDS encoding O-antigen ligase family protein has product MSRWPIGWLLVLLAALAGGGGTGVHAGFVWHTLLVGWLAVVVVRGRPADHEPTGELRWMVVAFSLAIALTMIRGSYLYGAWLTAVECGAFFAVSWLTARRGVTIVETLLPWLLVAASTQSVWMVVQAWTREDVVRPAGTLFNPNHAGAWLAMIVLLQAARLFRNPRAAWWIPLPLIGLFWTQSRGAFLGLIVGLVLLGILNRDRLSTRSRRWLLAGLVGSAIVIGGIVLVRFTQDDPFRFHRLRIGSAVASLIADNPWTGVGVGQFADAAESVRFADGVGLYRYDRRFSTTHSDWLRLPVEWGLPLTLWVVVAIYRRLRRLRLTSPDGSRSWGMDGALAALAAWVVQSGVDNLSMRPAVFLLAAVLVGVLFSGPRRSGGPRLLAARPRRLAVLGLLLLVWVVGELAPWSSWRDREATPPRLDRAARHHRLDPEIAMRMAEQRLYAAGSPDLLLYAEARGEWERAIDLRPRHAVYHRRAARLEARICLSLFRDVACRERASSRFAEASRWSPYDAGVALEHGLFLLDAGDPAAARRQAETARRLEPIAALPHLVIAEALIHESLFGDAELALREALRLAEQFATDDRQTPEERKYGQGLSALPAERVASIREALAAAGGRS; this is encoded by the coding sequence GTGAGCCGCTGGCCCATCGGCTGGCTTCTGGTGCTTCTGGCAGCGCTCGCCGGAGGAGGCGGAACCGGTGTCCATGCTGGATTCGTCTGGCATACGTTGTTGGTCGGCTGGCTCGCGGTCGTCGTTGTTCGCGGTCGACCGGCAGACCACGAGCCGACGGGCGAGCTGCGATGGATGGTCGTCGCGTTTTCGCTGGCGATCGCGCTTACGATGATTCGGGGATCGTACCTCTACGGTGCGTGGTTAACCGCCGTCGAGTGCGGTGCCTTCTTCGCGGTCTCATGGCTGACCGCGCGTCGCGGCGTGACGATCGTCGAGACGCTCCTACCGTGGCTCCTTGTCGCCGCATCCACCCAGTCGGTATGGATGGTCGTTCAGGCATGGACACGGGAGGACGTGGTTCGACCTGCCGGCACGCTGTTCAACCCCAACCATGCCGGCGCATGGCTGGCGATGATCGTTCTTTTGCAGGCGGCGCGGCTGTTCAGAAACCCGCGGGCGGCCTGGTGGATTCCGTTGCCGCTGATCGGTCTGTTCTGGACCCAGTCCCGCGGGGCGTTCCTCGGCCTGATCGTCGGTCTGGTCCTGCTGGGTATCCTGAATCGCGACCGACTGTCGACACGTTCACGACGCTGGCTCCTGGCGGGACTGGTCGGCTCGGCGATCGTGATCGGTGGGATCGTTCTGGTTCGATTCACTCAGGACGACCCGTTCCGTTTTCATCGACTCCGCATCGGATCGGCGGTCGCCTCACTCATCGCAGACAATCCGTGGACCGGCGTCGGTGTCGGGCAATTTGCCGATGCGGCGGAGTCGGTTCGTTTCGCCGACGGCGTCGGTCTCTACCGCTATGACCGACGATTCTCGACGACGCACTCCGACTGGCTGCGTTTGCCGGTCGAATGGGGGCTTCCCCTCACGCTGTGGGTCGTCGTCGCGATCTATCGGCGTCTTCGACGTCTCCGCCTGACGTCTCCCGACGGCTCGCGAAGTTGGGGGATGGACGGAGCCCTCGCGGCTCTTGCCGCCTGGGTCGTCCAGTCGGGTGTCGACAATCTCAGCATGCGTCCGGCCGTCTTCCTTCTGGCAGCCGTCCTCGTCGGGGTCCTGTTCTCGGGCCCGCGGCGTTCCGGCGGCCCGCGACTCCTCGCTGCCCGACCCCGTCGTCTTGCGGTTCTTGGTCTCTTGCTCCTCGTCTGGGTCGTGGGTGAGCTGGCTCCCTGGTCCTCCTGGCGGGATCGTGAGGCGACCCCGCCTCGTCTCGATCGCGCGGCCCGTCATCATCGGCTGGACCCCGAGATTGCGATGCGTATGGCCGAGCAGCGGCTGTACGCAGCCGGGTCCCCGGATCTCTTGCTGTACGCGGAGGCCCGGGGGGAGTGGGAGCGGGCGATCGACCTTCGCCCCCGTCATGCCGTCTACCATCGCCGAGCCGCTCGACTCGAGGCGCGGATCTGTCTGTCGCTCTTCAGAGACGTGGCCTGCCGTGAGCGAGCGTCCTCCCGTTTCGCCGAGGCTTCGCGGTGGTCGCCCTACGATGCGGGTGTCGCGCTAGAACACGGGCTCTTCCTGCTCGACGCCGGTGATCCTGCAGCCGCCCGACGGCAGGCGGAGACCGCGCGTCGGCTGGAACCGATCGCGGCGCTTCCCCACCTCGTGATCGCCGAGGCCTTGATCCACGAGTCGCTCTTCGGCGATGCCGAGCTGGCTCTGCGCGAGGCACTCCGCCTGGCAGAGCAGTTCGCGACGGACGACCGTCAGACACCCGAAGAGCGGAAGTACGGTCAGGGGCTGAGTGCGCTTCCGGCCGAACGCGTGGCGTCGATCCGCGAGGCTCTGGCTGCGGCGGGAGGACGGTCATGA